A region from the Lemur catta isolate mLemCat1 chromosome 7, mLemCat1.pri, whole genome shotgun sequence genome encodes:
- the CCND1 gene encoding G1/S-specific cyclin-D1 isoform X1 has product MEHQLLCCEVETIRRAYPDGNLLNDRVLRAMLKAEETCAPSVSYFKCVQKEILPSMRKIVATWMLEVCEEQKCEEEVFPLAMNYLDRFLSLEPVKKSRLQLLGATCMFVASKMKETIPLTAEKLCIYTDNSIRPEELLQMELLLVNKLKWNLAAMTPHDFIEHFLSKMPEAEENKQIIRKHAQTFVALCATDVKFISNPPSMVAAGSVVAAVQGLNLGSPNHFLSYYRLTRFLSRVIKCDPDCLRACQEQIEALLESSLRQAQQNLDPKAAEEEEEEEEEVDLACTPTDVRDVDI; this is encoded by the exons ATGGAACACCAGCTTCTGTGCTGCGAGGTGGAGACCATCCGCCGCGCGTACCCCGATGGCAACCTCCTCAACGACCGGGTGCTGCGGGCCATGCTCAAGGCGGAGGAGACCTGCGCGCCCTCCGTGTCCTACTTCAAGTGCGTGCAGAAGGAGATCCTGCCGTCCATGCGGAAGATCGTGGCCACCTGGATGCTGGAG GTCTGCGAGGAGCAAAAGTGCGAGGAGGAGGTCTTCCCGTTGGCAATGAACTACCTGGACCGCTTCCTGTCGCTGGAGCCCGTGAAAAAGAGCCGCCTGCAGCTGCTGGGGGCCACCTGCATGTTCGTGGCCTCCAAGATGAAGGAGACCATCCCCCTGACCGCCGAGAAGTTGTGCATCTACACGGATAACTCCATCCGTCCCGAGGAGCTGCTG CAAATGGAGCTGCTCCTGGTGAACAAGCTCAAGTGGAACCTGGCTGCGATGACCCCGCACGATTTCATCGAACACTTCCTCTCCAAAATGCCCGAGGCTGAGGAGAACAAACAGATCATCCGTAAACACGCGCAGACCTTCGTGGCGCTCTGTGCCACAG ACGTGAAGTTCATTTCCAACCCGCCCTCCATGGTGGCCGCGGGGAGCGTGGTGGCTGCGGTGCAAGGCCTGAACCTGGGGAGCCCTAACCACTTCCTGTCCTACTACCGCCTCACACGCTTCCTGTCCAGAGTGATCAAGTGTGACCCG GACTGCCTTCGGGCCTGCCAGGAGCAAATCGAAGCCCTGCTGGAGTCCAGCCTGCGCCAGGCCCAGCAGAACTTGGACCCCAAggctgcagaggaggaggaagaggaggaggaggaggttgaCCTGGCTTGCACACCCACCGACGTGCGGGACGTGGACATCTGA
- the CCND1 gene encoding G1/S-specific cyclin-D1 isoform X2, translating into MEHQLLCCEVETIRRAYPDGNLLNDRVLRAMLKAEETCAPSVSYFKCVQKEILPSMRKIVATWMLEVCEEQKCEEEVFPLAMNYLDRFLSLEPVKKSRLQLLGATCMFVASKMKETIPLTAEKLCIYTDNSIRPEELLQMELLLVNKLKWNLAAMTPHDFIEHFLSKMPEAEENKQIIRKHAQTFVALCATDVKFISNPPSMVAAGSVVAAVQGLNLGSPNHFLSYYRLTRFLSRVIKCDPRLLL; encoded by the exons ATGGAACACCAGCTTCTGTGCTGCGAGGTGGAGACCATCCGCCGCGCGTACCCCGATGGCAACCTCCTCAACGACCGGGTGCTGCGGGCCATGCTCAAGGCGGAGGAGACCTGCGCGCCCTCCGTGTCCTACTTCAAGTGCGTGCAGAAGGAGATCCTGCCGTCCATGCGGAAGATCGTGGCCACCTGGATGCTGGAG GTCTGCGAGGAGCAAAAGTGCGAGGAGGAGGTCTTCCCGTTGGCAATGAACTACCTGGACCGCTTCCTGTCGCTGGAGCCCGTGAAAAAGAGCCGCCTGCAGCTGCTGGGGGCCACCTGCATGTTCGTGGCCTCCAAGATGAAGGAGACCATCCCCCTGACCGCCGAGAAGTTGTGCATCTACACGGATAACTCCATCCGTCCCGAGGAGCTGCTG CAAATGGAGCTGCTCCTGGTGAACAAGCTCAAGTGGAACCTGGCTGCGATGACCCCGCACGATTTCATCGAACACTTCCTCTCCAAAATGCCCGAGGCTGAGGAGAACAAACAGATCATCCGTAAACACGCGCAGACCTTCGTGGCGCTCTGTGCCACAG ACGTGAAGTTCATTTCCAACCCGCCCTCCATGGTGGCCGCGGGGAGCGTGGTGGCTGCGGTGCAAGGCCTGAACCTGGGGAGCCCTAACCACTTCCTGTCCTACTACCGCCTCACACGCTTCCTGTCCAGAGTGATCAAGTGTGACCCG AGGCTGCTGCTGTAA